A genomic region of Papaver somniferum cultivar HN1 chromosome 7, ASM357369v1, whole genome shotgun sequence contains the following coding sequences:
- the LOC113299858 gene encoding probable WRKY transcription factor 3, translating to MAENSNGSTSRASARPATISLPPRSITENMFTGVGGAGATASPGPMTLVSNFFSDNDTDTDYKSFSQLLAGAMGSPLPFTANRKPFMENLVEADRGFVAGGGDGEKDSRFKQNRPVNLMISHQSQTPIGGGGYFTIPPGLSPTGLLDSPGSFAFSPGLVGLSHQEALAEVTAQASQFQFQPHIQAEYPSSAAPPAVSYGQHAPFTFNSAPPQQISTSTADQKCQTVESSEVSQSDYRSQPTQLTQLIVDKPVDDGYNWRKYGQKQVKGSEYPRSYYKCTYQNCVVKKKVERSHDGQVTEIIYKGQHNHQKPQPKKHVKESANSNGNTNFQGILEMGSQGNNGKHRRDLESSQATGEQLSGSSDNEEVDGAETREDGGDDDEPEPKRISREIRVTEQASHRAVSEPRIIVQTTSEVDLLDDGYRWRKYGQKVVKGNDYPRSYYKCTFLGCNVRKHVERAATDPKAVITTYEGKHNHDVPVAKNSSHNTANQLRSQHTVVNNRIDFGNSDQQPVALLRLKKEEIA from the exons ATGGCTGAAAACAGTAACGGAAGTACTTCAAGAGCTTCAGCTAGACCTGCTACTATATCTCTACCACCTCGTTCGATTACAGAGAATATGTTTACTGGCGTTGGTGGTGCCGGAGCTACAGCGAGTCCGGGTCCGATGACTCTGGTTTCGAATTTCTTCTCTGATAATGATACTGATACTGATTACAAGTCTTTCTCTCAGCTTCTTGCTGGAGCTATGGGTTCACCTCTTCCTTTTACTGCTAATAGAAAACCCTTTATGGAGAATTTGGTTGAAGCTGACAGAGGATTTGTTGCTGGAGGAGGAGATGGTGAGAAAGATTCTAGGTTTAAACAGAACCGGCCAGTGAATTTGATGATTTCTCATCAATCTCAAACAcctattggtggtggtggttatttTACGATTCCTCCTGGTTTGAGTCCTACTGGCTTACTTGATTCTCCTGGGTCTTTTGCTTTTTCTCCG GGACTCGTTGGACTCTCGCACCAAGAAGCCCTGGCGGAAGTTACAGCTCAAGCTTCCCAGTTTCAGTTCCAGCCCCATATCCAAGCTGAATATCCATCTTCAGCAGCTCCACCTGCAGTGTCGTATGGACAACATGCACCCTTTACATTCAATTCAGCTCCTCCACAGCAGATCTCAACTTCAACAGCAGACCAGAAATGCCAGACAGTTGAGTCATCAGAGGTTTCTCAGTCAGATTACAGATCTCAACCTACGCAACTTACTCAACTTATTGTTGATAAACCTGTGGATGATGGTTACAATTGGAGGAAATATGGGCAGAAGCAAGTAAAGGGAAGTGAATATCCTCGTAGTTACTACAAATGTACTTATCAAAATTGTGTAGTAAAGAAAAAGGTCGAACGTTCTCATGATGGTCAAGTCACTGAGATCATCTACAAAGGGCAACATAACCATCAAAAGCCTCAACCAAAAAAACATGTGAAAGAAAGTGCAAATTCAAATGGAAACACAAACTTTCAGGGGATTCTTGAAATGGGTTCGCAGGGAAATAATGGAAAACATAGGAGGGATCTGGAATCCAGTCAAGCCACAGGTGAACAATTATCTGGTTCAAGTGACAACGAGGAAGTTGATGGTGCTGAAACCAGAGAGGATGGAGGGGATGATGATGAACCTGAACCAAAAAGAAT AAGCAGAGAGATCAGGGTAACCGAGCAAGCTTCACACCGAGCTGTCTCAGAACCTAGAATCATTGTGCAGACAACAAGTGAAGTTGATCTCTTGGATGATGGCTATAGGTGGCGCAAGTATGGGCAGAAAGTGGTGAAAGGGAATGATTACCCAAG GAGCTACTAcaaatgcacatttctaggctGTAATGTCCGTAAACATGTCGAGAGGGCTGCAACAGATCCCAAAGCCGTCATTACAACATATGAAGGTAAACATAATCACGACGTACCCGTAGCTAAAAACAGCAGCCATAACACAGCCAACCAGCTAAGATCTCAGCATACTGTAGTTAATAATAGGATAGACTTTGGGAACAGCGATCAACAGCCAGTGGCACTTCTGCGATTGAAAAAAGAAGAAATCGCTTAA